One window of Phycodurus eques isolate BA_2022a chromosome 8, UOR_Pequ_1.1, whole genome shotgun sequence genomic DNA carries:
- the si:ch211-212d10.2 gene encoding Rieske domain-containing protein, translating to MASSPGEGEGNARGVAWRLIGAASELSAKRCRLVHSSLGRQSDVCLFFVKGEFFAMDARCAHSGGPLCEGDIEEGDGILRVFCPWHDYDFDLRTGKSGTSLKQQVHEVKLEDGDVYVKHASCLSLQPFPVHHKN from the exons atggcttcATCCCCCGGAGAGGGAGAAGGAAACGCGAGGGGTGTCGCGTGGAGACTCATCGGCGCAGCCTCAGAGCTTTCCGCCAAGAGGTGCCGCCTGGTGCACTCCTCCCTCGGCCGGCAGTCGGACGTGTGCCTCTTCTTCGTCAAGGGGGAGTTCTTCGCCATGGATGCCCGCTGTGCACActccg GAGGTCCTTTGTGTGAGGGGGACATCGAGGAGGGCGATGGAATTCTGAGAGTCTTCTGTCCGTGGCATGACTACGACTTTGACCTCAGGACCGGGAAGTCAGGGACCTCATTGAAG CAACAAGTGCATGAAGTCAAGCTGGAGGATGGTGACGTGTACGTGAAGCACGCAAGCTGTCTCTCCTTGCAGCCGTTTCCTGTCCATCACAAGAACTGA